From Watersipora subatra chromosome 8, tzWatSuba1.1, whole genome shotgun sequence, a single genomic window includes:
- the LOC137402369 gene encoding octapeptide-repeat protein T2-like, producing the protein MKEDSHPHRVCYSETKTEREKEGEKRIGKERMRGEGREGREGRGMREREVGERGERGKERSERGETKRGENEGGEREEGGERGMGGEKGGREEGGKKGGGRKEGRKRKEGEKQGEEGGRKEGRERGRGEEEGGEEGGKRKEERGRGREKMGREKGRGERE; encoded by the exons ATGAAG GAAGATTCTCATCCTCACAGGGTGTGCTACTCAGAGACAAAaacagagagagagaaagaaggagAGAAAAGGATAGGGAAAGAGAGGATgaggggagaggggagagaggggagagaaggAAGGGGAATGAGAGAGAGGGAAGTGGGagaaaggggagagagagggaaagagaggagtgagagagggGAGACAAAGAGGGGGGAGAatgaggggggagagagagaggaaggagGGGAGAGAGGTATGGGGGGAGAAAAGGGGGGAAGAGAAGAAGGGGGGAAGAAAGGAGGGGGAAGAAAGGAAGGGAGAAAGAGGAAGGAGGGAGAGAAGCAGGGGGAAGAAGGGGGGAGAaaggaagggagagagagaggaaggggGGAGGAGGAAGGGGGAGAGGAAGGGGGAAAGAGAAAGGAGGAGAGAGGAAGGGGGAGAGAGAAAATGGGGAGAGAAAAAgggaggggggagagggagtga